A DNA window from Borrelia sp. HM contains the following coding sequences:
- a CDS encoding fructose-specific PTS transporter subunit EIIC yields MFLDFLKKDLIFISNEINSKEEAIDFLVEQVDKQGYIYDRNEFIQGLFDREKIGDTSWENGVAIPHLMGDVIKSSFISLLYIKGAGIKWTDDNPPVNVIFLICMSKDHHNNNHVKSISFIANLFENNEFTNILKILNSSHEIYSYIKNVESNSTYNVAGNFFNSGRIVSVCACPVGVAHTYIAAKKLEIEAKRQGYSIKIETQGSIGIDNALTKSDIESADVVILAVDKDINEERFDGKKVYKVSTAKAINDVDNVIKESFNASIFNHKNLNSIQDKSGITKYNFYKYLMSGVSPIVPIVASGGILIAIGISLAGIGSDGPNFNKYPFYKTITDIGAVSFDMMLPILSGFIAMAIADKPGLAPGLVGGVFARDVKAGFLGAILTGFISGFIARWIAKIKVPEWLRPVMPIFVIPVISTLMIGLFMIYGGIYIGQFMTFLEGTLKSLQTNSKTYGILGKLFLGLVLGAMVSIDMGGPFNKVAFLFGVGMITKVPQIMGMVASAIPVAPMAMGLATFIMPKLFAEEERESGKIAFLISFIGISEGAIPFAASDPVRVLPSIVIGGAVSSIIAAFLGVADHAPHGGPIVLPVVDNKLGFIIAIVVGVAVATSLVLFLKSVKIKEFK; encoded by the coding sequence ATGTTTTTAGACTTTTTAAAAAAAGATCTCATTTTTATATCTAATGAAATAAATTCTAAAGAAGAAGCAATTGATTTTTTAGTTGAGCAAGTAGATAAGCAGGGTTATATATATGATAGAAATGAATTTATTCAAGGATTATTTGATAGAGAAAAAATTGGAGATACATCTTGGGAAAATGGGGTTGCTATTCCTCATTTAATGGGAGATGTTATTAAGTCAAGTTTTATTTCATTGCTTTATATAAAAGGCGCTGGTATAAAGTGGACTGACGATAATCCACCTGTTAATGTAATATTTTTAATTTGTATGTCAAAAGATCATCATAATAATAATCATGTTAAGTCAATATCTTTCATAGCTAATTTATTTGAAAACAATGAGTTTACAAATATTTTAAAAATTTTAAATAGTTCTCATGAGATTTATTCTTATATCAAAAATGTTGAGAGTAACTCCACATATAATGTTGCAGGTAATTTTTTTAATTCAGGAAGAATAGTATCTGTATGTGCTTGTCCTGTGGGAGTTGCACATACATATATTGCTGCTAAGAAGCTTGAAATTGAAGCTAAAAGACAAGGGTACAGTATTAAAATTGAGACACAAGGTTCTATTGGTATTGATAATGCTTTAACAAAATCAGATATTGAATCTGCTGATGTTGTAATACTTGCAGTGGATAAAGATATTAATGAAGAGAGGTTTGATGGAAAAAAGGTTTATAAAGTCTCAACTGCAAAAGCTATAAATGATGTAGACAATGTTATCAAAGAGTCTTTTAATGCTTCAATATTTAATCATAAGAATTTGAATTCTATTCAAGATAAGTCTGGCATTACTAAATACAATTTTTATAAGTATTTAATGAGTGGTGTGTCTCCTATTGTTCCAATTGTAGCAAGTGGTGGTATTTTAATAGCTATTGGTATATCCTTGGCAGGAATTGGTTCTGATGGTCCAAATTTTAATAAATATCCTTTTTATAAGACAATTACAGATATTGGGGCTGTGTCTTTTGACATGATGTTGCCAATACTCTCAGGTTTTATTGCTATGGCAATTGCTGATAAGCCAGGTCTTGCCCCGGGTCTTGTAGGAGGTGTGTTTGCTAGGGATGTTAAAGCAGGATTTTTAGGAGCAATACTGACAGGATTCATATCAGGTTTTATTGCTAGGTGGATAGCAAAAATTAAGGTTCCTGAATGGCTAAGACCTGTAATGCCTATTTTTGTCATTCCTGTGATAAGTACTCTTATGATTGGACTTTTTATGATTTATGGTGGTATTTATATTGGGCAATTTATGACATTCCTTGAGGGTACTCTCAAGTCACTTCAGACCAATTCAAAAACTTATGGTATTTTGGGAAAGTTATTCCTGGGATTAGTACTTGGTGCAATGGTATCGATTGATATGGGGGGACCTTTTAATAAAGTGGCGTTTCTTTTTGGTGTTGGTATGATTACTAAAGTCCCACAAATAATGGGTATGGTTGCATCAGCTATTCCTGTTGCTCCAATGGCTATGGGTCTTGCTACTTTTATTATGCCTAAATTGTTTGCAGAAGAAGAGCGGGAGTCTGGTAAAATAGCATTTTTGATTTCTTTTATTGGTATTAGTGAAGGTGCTATTCCTTTTGCTGCTAGTGATCCTGTAAGAGTATTACCTTCAATAGTTATTGGAGGTGCTGTTTCAAGTATTATTGCTGCATTCTTAGGTGTTGCAGACCATGCTCCGCATGGAGGGCCAATAGTTCTGCCTGTTGTTGATAATAAGTTGGGATTTATTATTGCAATAGTTGTTGGAGTTGCGGTTGCAACGAGTTTAGTTCTTTTTCTTAAATCTGTAAAAATTAAGGAATTTAAATGA
- a CDS encoding DUF3996 domain-containing protein gives MRKKYQKIFIFILILMFNSYYFAFSKSNHPYSIECKQEDDGTVCITNTRPTPEKPNPTPKQPNPTPKQRNPIPEKPNPIPKQTNPYLAQSIVKAKNNPYSFAAGIGIGNPFINILISIPYIDINLGYGGFLYLNPENFHPFNLIGIDLSFKQQIGTLILGGGFGVGADWSQANLTIPGGTTTQTSPYERIAILARLPISIEHKIIKNLSLGLKVCATVGPTIFLTKPKIVFEGMRFKFFAIGFIRFFM, from the coding sequence ATGAGAAAAAAATATCAAAAGATATTTATCTTTATATTAATTTTAATGTTTAATTCATATTATTTTGCGTTCTCTAAATCTAATCATCCTTATTCGATTGAATGCAAGCAAGAAGATGATGGAACAGTTTGCATTACAAATACCAGACCTACCCCTGAGAAACCTAATCCAACTCCTAAACAACCTAATCCAACTCCTAAACAACGCAATCCAATTCCTGAGAAACCCAATCCCATTCCTAAACAAACTAACCCATATCTCGCCCAATCAATAGTAAAAGCAAAGAACAATCCTTATTCATTTGCAGCAGGAATAGGGATTGGGAATCCTTTCATTAATATCTTAATTTCTATTCCATATATAGACATCAATCTTGGATATGGAGGGTTTTTATACTTAAATCCCGAGAATTTTCATCCCTTCAACTTAATAGGAATCGATTTATCTTTCAAACAACAAATAGGAACTTTAATACTTGGAGGAGGTTTTGGTGTTGGTGCAGACTGGTCACAAGCCAATTTAACTATACCTGGCGGAACTACAACGCAAACTTCTCCTTATGAAAGGATAGCAATATTAGCTAGATTACCCATATCAATAGAACACAAAATTATAAAAAATTTATCATTAGGACTTAAAGTCTGTGCTACAGTTGGTCCAACAATATTTCTCACAAAACCAAAAATAGTATTTGAAGGAATGAGATTTAAATTCTTTGCAATTGGGTTTATCAGATTTTTCATGTAA
- the manA gene encoding mannose-6-phosphate isomerase, class I — MKSSNIFLMKNSVKEYDWGGISFIPSLLGQKEDGFPKAEMWLGAHKTFSSKILVGSQYVSLYDFLKNYKEFLGNENELFFLFKVLSVQRPLSIQIHPSKDIALKGFKLENTKGIDINDFKRIYKDINPKIELVYALSNFYVLKGFLPLLEIKNICKKLKLNLNFTTHKEFIKNIFSLNKFEIEAAIEKVKINLNSIDSLRAYWFKEINKVYGLDIGLLVFLGMHIVQLNPGEVFYINSQEVHAYLKGECIELMTNSDNVIRAGLTTKYVDRDEMLKVGRFEETVFLLLRGENIDGFNMFKLPGTNLSLLQRYVDDLDGNIYFARDSGVMILLVMHGEIHVNYDFCLKTGESIFIGICDQGLLICGNGEIFIAISS; from the coding sequence ATGAAAAGTAGTAATATATTTTTAATGAAGAATTCAGTTAAAGAATATGATTGGGGTGGAATTAGTTTCATCCCTTCTCTTTTAGGACAAAAAGAAGATGGTTTTCCTAAAGCTGAGATGTGGCTTGGAGCACATAAAACATTTTCTAGTAAGATATTGGTTGGTAGCCAATATGTTTCCCTTTATGATTTTTTAAAAAATTATAAAGAGTTTTTAGGCAATGAAAATGAATTATTTTTTTTATTTAAAGTTCTCTCGGTTCAAAGACCTTTATCAATACAAATACATCCTTCAAAGGATATTGCTTTAAAAGGTTTCAAACTTGAAAATACCAAGGGAATAGATATTAATGATTTTAAAAGAATTTATAAAGATATAAATCCAAAAATAGAACTTGTTTATGCTTTGAGTAATTTTTATGTTCTTAAAGGTTTTTTACCTCTCCTTGAAATCAAAAACATATGTAAAAAATTAAAGTTAAATCTTAACTTTACAACGCATAAGGAATTTATAAAGAATATATTTAGTTTAAATAAGTTTGAAATTGAAGCTGCTATTGAAAAAGTAAAAATCAATTTAAATTCTATAGATAGTCTTAGAGCTTATTGGTTTAAGGAGATTAATAAGGTTTATGGGTTAGATATTGGTCTTTTAGTGTTTTTAGGGATGCATATTGTTCAGTTAAATCCAGGGGAAGTTTTTTATATAAATAGTCAAGAAGTTCATGCTTATCTTAAAGGTGAGTGTATTGAGCTTATGACCAACTCTGACAATGTGATTAGGGCAGGTCTTACTACCAAATATGTTGACAGAGATGAGATGTTAAAAGTTGGTAGATTTGAAGAGACAGTATTTTTGTTATTAAGAGGTGAAAATATTGATGGTTTTAATATGTTTAAGCTTCCAGGTACTAATTTAAGTTTATTGCAAAGATATGTAGATGATTTAGATGGAAACATTTATTTTGCAAGAGATAGTGGTGTGATGATATTGTTAGTGATGCATGGAGAAATTCATGTGAATTATGACTTTTGCCTTAAGACAGGAGAAAGTATATTTATAGGAATTTGTGATCAAGGTTTGTTAATTTGTGGAAATGGAGAAATTTTTATTGCAATCTCTTCATAG